The following are from one region of the Alicyclobacillus fastidiosus genome:
- a CDS encoding MFS transporter, translating into MKTFGMNKPSIEGVPFHRRISYSLTDTAGNLLYCVISSYLLYFYTDVFGLSITVAGALLFATRFVDAVDSPVWGILIDHTKTKYGQSRPYFLWMCIPFALFMVLTFTTPHVSYVEKIIYAAVTYVLAGICYTGISTPITSILPNLTPNSKERVVLNSFRMVGGNVGFFVATTFTLPLVSLFGGGNEQKGFSLTLLLFAIIAVIMFLIAFLDMREVSSVRVKTIPIRESFVAMKRNWPWVLIVAANLCYWIGLNIRSATVIYYFQYNLDSKSWVPLINGLTSIQLVSMILIPFLVRKLRKNSVMILGFILAALGQLIICVAHGQMPVIIAGWIVGALGSGFACSMPFAMLSDAVDYGEWKNGVRASGFLTAIGSAFCLKAGSGIGGLLPAWVMGFYGYRAGHVQTASALYGIQFSFIWLPMIVFLLGILPMTIYKKFERNEQMIRGELVRGGHHTLLSAKEM; encoded by the coding sequence ATGAAAACGTTTGGCATGAACAAGCCATCCATAGAAGGCGTCCCGTTCCATCGGAGAATTAGTTACTCTTTGACGGACACGGCAGGAAACTTGCTGTATTGTGTGATTTCAAGCTACTTGTTGTACTTTTATACAGATGTTTTTGGACTTTCGATCACGGTCGCTGGAGCATTGTTATTTGCCACTCGGTTCGTTGATGCTGTTGATTCACCGGTGTGGGGTATCCTGATTGATCATACAAAGACAAAGTATGGGCAAAGTAGGCCGTATTTTCTGTGGATGTGTATTCCGTTCGCTTTATTCATGGTGCTGACTTTTACAACGCCACATGTAAGTTACGTCGAGAAGATTATCTATGCGGCAGTTACCTACGTTTTGGCAGGTATCTGCTACACTGGCATCAGCACGCCAATCACCTCGATTCTGCCGAATTTGACACCGAATTCAAAGGAACGAGTAGTTTTAAACTCATTTCGTATGGTCGGGGGCAATGTAGGGTTTTTCGTCGCTACGACGTTTACACTGCCGCTTGTTAGTCTATTCGGCGGAGGCAATGAGCAAAAAGGTTTTTCGCTTACCTTATTATTGTTCGCTATCATTGCTGTCATCATGTTTTTGATAGCGTTTTTGGATATGCGTGAAGTTTCAAGCGTACGAGTAAAAACAATCCCCATTCGTGAAAGCTTCGTTGCGATGAAACGAAATTGGCCGTGGGTCCTCATTGTCGCTGCAAACCTGTGTTATTGGATTGGATTGAATATTCGATCAGCAACGGTAATTTACTACTTCCAGTACAATCTTGACAGCAAAAGCTGGGTTCCTTTAATAAACGGATTAACATCTATTCAGTTGGTTTCCATGATCCTCATTCCGTTCCTAGTTCGTAAACTTCGAAAGAACAGTGTTATGATTCTAGGATTCATTCTTGCTGCGCTAGGACAATTGATCATTTGCGTGGCGCACGGTCAAATGCCTGTGATTATTGCCGGATGGATTGTCGGAGCGCTTGGTTCGGGATTTGCATGTTCTATGCCGTTTGCGATGCTGTCCGATGCGGTGGATTATGGGGAATGGAAAAATGGAGTTCGTGCGAGCGGTTTTTTAACAGCGATTGGTAGCGCTTTCTGTTTAAAAGCGGGAAGTGGCATTGGAGGATTGTTACCGGCTTGGGTGATGGGGTTTTACGGGTATAGAGCTGGGCATGTACAAACAGCTTCGGCGCTATATGGTATACAGTTTAGTTTTATCTGGCTACCCATGATCGTCTTCTTGCTTGGGATTCTACCGATGACTATTTATAAGAAATTTGAACGAAACGAACAAATGATTCGAGGCGAATTGGTGCGAGGAGGACATCACACACTGCTTTCGGCCAAAGAAATGTAA